A genomic stretch from Desulfotignum balticum DSM 7044 includes:
- a CDS encoding radical SAM protein, with the protein MTPSTRPSHDLLTEKGVIIKQGKGLTRVALVYPNTYKTGMSNLGFQRVYHLINQEPDIACERVFLPNLRQKKNAVVSCETRQPLHHFDIILFSISFENDYIHLVDILRQAGIPPRSSDRNHLHPLVAAGGVACFLNPEPIAPFMDFFLLGEAECLVNEFFSLFHQYPHRIDLLAILETDLPGAYVPARHPPFSKKKIPVRFLENLDHIQTHTCVLTSHTAFKDKFLVEILKGCPHGCRFCTAGFIYRPPRIYPKENVLKAMDKASGNTRKIGLVSSAILDHPDIAEICEYGTDHGFSLSFSSLRADKLDDPMIDLLHRSKVKTATIAPEAGSERMRRVINKKMTEPDIFLAVEKLVAKDILNLRLYFMIGLPFETDDDVRAIVNLTREIKERFLTVSRKQKRMGTITLSINAFIPKPATPFQWAALTDDATLKRRIGIIGQGLKKTPNVIVNLPSVKTAKISALLSLGDQNTANVIETACDHGWAYAFRHHMDDCRRIIYTPKPIPAVSGIADTDPCPALPSLPWDFLDSGISKKFLAAEWHRAAKEKQSPACPMIDCRRCRICINENALK; encoded by the coding sequence GTGACACCATCAACCAGACCGTCTCATGACCTCCTGACTGAAAAAGGGGTCATCATCAAGCAGGGAAAGGGATTGACCCGGGTGGCCCTGGTCTATCCCAACACCTACAAAACCGGCATGTCCAACTTAGGATTTCAGCGGGTGTATCACCTGATCAATCAGGAACCCGACATTGCCTGTGAACGGGTTTTTCTGCCGAACCTCAGGCAAAAAAAAAATGCCGTGGTCAGCTGTGAAACTCGGCAGCCGTTGCATCACTTTGATATCATATTGTTTTCCATCTCTTTTGAAAACGATTATATCCATCTGGTTGACATACTCAGACAAGCAGGCATCCCCCCGCGGTCATCAGACCGAAACCACCTCCATCCTCTGGTGGCCGCCGGCGGGGTGGCCTGTTTTCTCAATCCGGAACCCATTGCCCCTTTCATGGATTTTTTTCTTCTGGGGGAAGCGGAATGTCTGGTCAATGAATTCTTTTCCCTGTTTCATCAATATCCTCATCGAATTGATCTGCTGGCTATTCTGGAAACCGACCTGCCCGGGGCCTATGTACCGGCCCGGCATCCGCCATTTTCTAAAAAAAAAATACCGGTCCGGTTTCTGGAAAACCTGGATCATATTCAGACCCATACCTGTGTTTTGACATCACACACTGCGTTTAAAGACAAATTTCTGGTGGAAATACTCAAAGGCTGTCCCCATGGGTGCCGTTTCTGTACCGCCGGGTTCATTTACCGCCCCCCCCGGATCTATCCCAAAGAAAATGTGTTGAAAGCCATGGACAAGGCGTCGGGAAACACCCGGAAAATCGGCCTGGTAAGTTCCGCCATCCTGGATCATCCGGACATTGCAGAGATCTGTGAATATGGCACGGATCACGGATTTTCGCTGTCGTTTTCCTCTCTGCGGGCCGATAAACTCGATGACCCCATGATCGATCTGCTGCACCGATCCAAAGTTAAAACCGCCACCATTGCGCCGGAAGCCGGATCTGAACGCATGCGCCGTGTTATCAACAAAAAAATGACCGAACCCGATATTTTTCTGGCCGTGGAAAAACTGGTGGCAAAAGACATTTTAAACCTTCGGCTGTATTTCATGATCGGCCTGCCTTTTGAAACCGATGACGATGTCCGGGCCATTGTCAATCTGACCCGGGAAATCAAGGAACGCTTTTTAACGGTTTCCAGAAAACAGAAACGCATGGGCACCATCACCCTGAGCATCAATGCCTTTATTCCCAAGCCGGCCACACCGTTTCAATGGGCTGCTTTGACCGATGATGCCACGCTCAAACGCCGCATCGGCATCATCGGACAGGGTCTGAAAAAAACACCCAATGTCATTGTGAACCTGCCTTCGGTGAAAACCGCAAAAATCAGCGCGCTTTTGTCTTTGGGAGACCAAAACACAGCGAATGTGATAGAAACCGCCTGTGACCATGGATGGGCCTATGCGTTCAGGCATCATATGGATGACTGCCGCCGGATCATTTACACCCCGAAACCAATACCGGCGGTTTCCGGAATTGCGGATACCGATCCCTGCCCGGCTCTGCCGTCTTTACCATGGGATTTTCTGGATTCAGGCATTTCCAAAAAATTTCTTGCCGCTGAATGGCACCGGGCTGCAAAGGAAAAACAATCCCCGGCCTGCCCCATGATTGATTGCCGCCGGTGCCGGATATGTATCAATGAGAACGCTTTAAAATAA
- the ftsZ gene encoding cell division protein FtsZ: protein MNFSFVESKASAKIKVIGVGGAGGNAVNNMINANLQGVKFIVANTDAQALETSNAEIKIQLGKSLTEGLGAGADPNVGREAALESMDEIRESLEGSHMVFITAGFGGGTGTGAAPVIAEICKDLGILTVAVASKPFSFEGKKRERQALDGLEKLHGITDTVITIPNDRLRGIAPKGARMVDMFIKADEILHHSVKGITDLIMMPGHVNLDFADVKTTMQKAGKALMGIGIASGENRATEAAEKAISHPLLEDISISGAKGVLMNITSSSDLTLDEMTEASDRIYQEVGDAADIIWGQTFDETLGDEIRITVIATGIGEKEPELAENMHRFEPPAMPAMESGYDGQQARNQTAAQPRPNTFENSGGSIARGRVRTPTQEELANWKEDQVRVTHKRVVGGEDIALPYTDNAFDNDNLEVPTFLRRKAD from the coding sequence ATGAATTTTTCTTTTGTGGAAAGCAAAGCGTCAGCAAAAATCAAGGTTATCGGTGTCGGCGGAGCCGGCGGAAACGCGGTCAACAACATGATCAATGCCAATCTCCAGGGCGTGAAATTTATCGTGGCAAACACGGATGCCCAGGCCCTTGAAACATCCAATGCGGAAATCAAAATCCAGCTGGGAAAATCCCTGACCGAAGGACTCGGGGCCGGAGCGGATCCCAACGTCGGCAGGGAAGCGGCCCTGGAAAGCATGGATGAAATCCGGGAATCTCTGGAAGGCAGCCACATGGTTTTTATCACAGCCGGGTTCGGCGGCGGTACCGGTACGGGCGCGGCCCCGGTGATTGCAGAAATCTGCAAGGATTTAGGCATCCTCACCGTTGCCGTGGCTTCCAAACCGTTTTCCTTTGAAGGCAAAAAAAGAGAGCGCCAGGCCCTGGATGGACTGGAAAAGCTCCATGGTATCACCGACACCGTCATCACCATTCCCAATGACCGGCTTCGGGGAATCGCACCCAAAGGCGCCAGAATGGTGGATATGTTCATCAAAGCAGATGAAATTCTTCACCATTCCGTCAAAGGGATCACTGATCTGATCATGATGCCCGGCCATGTAAACCTGGACTTTGCCGACGTCAAAACCACCATGCAGAAAGCCGGGAAAGCCCTGATGGGCATCGGCATTGCCTCCGGTGAAAACCGGGCCACGGAAGCGGCGGAAAAAGCCATTTCCCATCCGCTTTTGGAAGATATTTCCATTTCCGGAGCCAAAGGCGTGCTCATGAACATCACTTCGTCATCCGATCTGACCCTGGACGAAATGACCGAAGCCTCGGACCGGATCTACCAGGAAGTGGGAGATGCTGCAGATATCATCTGGGGACAGACCTTTGATGAAACCCTGGGAGATGAAATCCGGATTACGGTCATTGCCACCGGCATCGGCGAAAAAGAACCGGAACTGGCTGAAAACATGCATCGGTTCGAACCCCCTGCAATGCCGGCCATGGAGTCCGGTTATGATGGCCAGCAGGCACGAAATCAAACAGCGGCCCAGCCCCGGCCGAATACTTTCGAAAATTCCGGTGGTTCCATTGCCAGGGGCCGGGTTCGGACTCCCACCCAGGAGGAGCTGGCCAACTGGAAGGAAGATCAAGTCCGGGTCACCCACAAACGGGTCGTGGGCGGGGAAGACATTGCCTTACCCTACACGGACAATGCCTTTGACAATGACAATCTGGAGGTGCCCACTTTTTTGAGAAGAAAAGCCGATTGA
- the ftsA gene encoding cell division protein FtsA, translating to MQVNEKIIVGLDIGTTKICAVVGEILDDEINIIGVGSHPSTGLRKGSVVNIESTVDAIKKAVQEAELMAGCDISSVYVGIAGNHVKAFNSHGIIAIKGREITQNDVERVIEAAKAVAIPADREILHVVPQEFVVDDMRSIQNPVGMTAIRLEAKIHIVTSAVSSARNLVKCCNKAGLEVCDIVLSSLASGQAVLSAEEKELGCVVADIGGGITDLALFKDNNLKFIYELTVGGHNLTNDISIGLRTPLPEAEKIKIDHGTCMPEHIRNGATIEVPAVGGRSPKRLSKGILAEILEPRVEEIFSLLKKELFSNGLENAFPAGFILTGGSVVMDGITEIAESVFSVPVRIGEPDRIGGLKDIVRNPAYATSVGLVVFGASATCDLPAPEPVKPGLRPVVTRMKQWFKDII from the coding sequence TTGCAGGTGAATGAAAAAATAATTGTGGGCCTGGACATCGGAACCACCAAAATCTGTGCCGTGGTGGGAGAAATCCTGGATGATGAAATCAATATCATCGGTGTGGGATCCCATCCGTCCACGGGTCTTCGAAAAGGCTCGGTGGTCAATATCGAGTCCACGGTGGATGCCATCAAAAAAGCGGTCCAGGAAGCGGAACTCATGGCCGGGTGCGACATTTCTTCGGTCTATGTGGGCATTGCCGGCAATCATGTCAAAGCTTTCAACAGCCACGGCATCATTGCCATCAAAGGCCGGGAAATTACCCAGAATGATGTGGAACGGGTGATTGAGGCGGCCAAAGCCGTGGCCATCCCGGCGGACCGGGAAATTCTTCATGTCGTTCCCCAGGAATTTGTCGTGGATGACATGAGATCGATTCAGAATCCGGTGGGCATGACCGCCATCCGTCTGGAAGCCAAAATACACATTGTTACCAGTGCGGTCTCTTCCGCCAGAAATCTGGTGAAATGCTGCAACAAGGCCGGGCTAGAGGTCTGTGACATTGTGCTGTCCTCCCTGGCATCCGGACAGGCAGTCCTCAGTGCCGAAGAAAAAGAGCTCGGGTGCGTTGTGGCGGACATCGGCGGCGGCATCACGGATCTGGCGCTTTTCAAAGACAACAATCTTAAATTTATTTATGAATTGACCGTGGGCGGCCACAACCTCACCAATGATATCTCCATCGGACTGAGAACCCCGTTGCCGGAAGCGGAAAAAATCAAAATCGATCACGGCACCTGCATGCCGGAACACATCCGGAACGGGGCCACCATTGAAGTGCCGGCCGTGGGCGGCCGGTCCCCCAAACGGCTGTCCAAAGGAATTCTGGCTGAAATTCTGGAACCCCGGGTGGAAGAAATCTTTTCTCTGCTCAAAAAAGAGCTGTTTTCCAATGGGCTTGAAAATGCGTTTCCTGCCGGATTCATTCTCACCGGAGGCAGTGTGGTGATGGACGGCATCACCGAGATTGCAGAATCGGTCTTCAGTGTTCCGGTAAGAATCGGAGAACCCGACCGGATCGGCGGATTGAAAGACATTGTCAGAAACCCGGCCTATGCCACCAGCGTGGGCCTGGTTGTTTTCGGGGCCTCGGCCACCTGTGATCTGCCCGCACCAGAACCCGTCAAACCCGGCTTAAGACCGGTGGTCACACGAATGAAACAATGGTTTAAAGATATTATATAA
- a CDS encoding cell division protein FtsQ/DivIB: MNEKYLPNRRKEPANPTAPEKTAKKSSFFSSLLKPVLLICVFSVFAVFAHDMVVQSPFFTIRQINIQGEHRVKKEEILALADLLGPANIFQVNLPVMEKRIASHPWIAAATVHRSLFSTLTISIEEQHPLAIVRIENFPDMIINRQGVPFKAYEPDMDQNVALPVITGLDLTSSDNFYHFEGPLFNAVLDLLQGKYQNNIRSIHGDELVGVTIQATGLFKPSLVPKTRALPICLGFDDYDRKLDKARQISQYIHANIPGKTLCAMDLFDTETVFVQTAPRETLPANIEKGV; this comes from the coding sequence ATGAATGAAAAATATTTGCCCAACCGGCGCAAAGAACCGGCAAACCCCACTGCCCCTGAAAAAACCGCCAAAAAATCATCATTTTTTTCCAGTTTGCTGAAACCGGTTCTGCTTATCTGTGTTTTCAGCGTATTTGCTGTGTTTGCCCATGACATGGTGGTGCAAAGTCCTTTTTTCACCATTCGTCAGATCAACATCCAGGGAGAACACCGGGTGAAAAAAGAAGAAATTCTGGCCCTGGCCGACCTGTTGGGACCTGCCAATATTTTCCAGGTCAATCTGCCCGTCATGGAAAAACGCATTGCATCCCATCCCTGGATCGCAGCGGCCACGGTTCACCGGTCCCTGTTCTCCACTTTGACAATTTCCATTGAAGAGCAGCATCCGCTGGCCATCGTCCGGATTGAAAATTTTCCGGATATGATCATCAACCGGCAGGGAGTGCCGTTTAAAGCGTATGAACCGGACATGGATCAGAATGTGGCTCTCCCCGTGATCACGGGCCTGGATCTGACCAGCAGTGACAATTTCTACCATTTTGAAGGACCATTGTTCAACGCAGTGCTGGATCTTCTCCAGGGAAAATACCAGAACAACATCCGTTCCATCCACGGGGATGAACTGGTGGGCGTCACCATTCAGGCAACCGGACTGTTCAAGCCGTCTCTGGTGCCGAAAACCCGTGCGTTACCCATCTGTCTGGGATTTGATGATTATGACCGGAAACTGGACAAAGCCCGTCAGATCAGTCAGTACATTCACGCCAACATTCCCGGAAAAACCCTGTGTGCCATGGATCTGTTCGACACAGAGACGGTTTTTGTGCAAACCGCACCCAGGGAAACCTTACCGGCCAATATAGAAAAGGGGGTCTGA
- the murB gene encoding UDP-N-acetylmuramate dehydrogenase: MTSHSGINSLQQEFHLKTDVLMAAHTRLNVGGPADLLAQPRTRQELVALLGAAKNASVPVTIVGGGCNLLVSDQGIRGLVVVTTHLKSGIQVRPHSGNHVHLFMEAGQPLSTVCKYAVNQGLAGLEFCAGIPGTVGGAVIMNAGTADQGIGNRVYSLEVLNLNTLSIQTLKKDALTFSYRRLHLDNHLILGITLALSPGDPARIKQTYEDIFLRKQHTQPMDLPSAGCFFKNPGPDRPAGKLIEEAGLKGKTIQDAQVSLIHANYIVNLGHATCKDILALKQHIQQQVLDRYNIVLETEVITTGDGMKNE; the protein is encoded by the coding sequence ATGACATCACATTCCGGCATAAATTCATTGCAACAGGAATTTCATCTGAAAACAGATGTTCTGATGGCGGCCCATACCCGCCTGAATGTCGGAGGACCGGCAGACCTTCTGGCACAGCCCAGGACCCGGCAGGAACTGGTAGCCCTGCTGGGTGCCGCTAAAAACGCGTCTGTGCCGGTAACCATCGTAGGGGGCGGGTGCAACCTGCTGGTCTCGGATCAGGGGATCCGGGGACTGGTGGTGGTGACCACGCACCTTAAATCCGGCATCCAGGTTCGACCGCACTCCGGCAATCATGTGCATCTTTTCATGGAAGCCGGCCAGCCGCTGTCCACGGTCTGCAAATATGCCGTAAACCAGGGTCTGGCCGGTCTGGAATTTTGTGCGGGAATTCCCGGCACAGTCGGGGGGGCTGTAATCATGAACGCGGGCACGGCTGACCAGGGCATCGGCAACCGGGTCTACAGTCTGGAGGTTCTGAATCTGAACACCTTGAGCATTCAAACCCTGAAAAAAGACGCGTTGACCTTTTCCTATCGGCGACTGCATCTTGACAATCATCTGATTTTAGGCATCACACTGGCACTGTCACCGGGTGATCCTGCCCGGATCAAACAGACGTATGAAGACATTTTTTTACGCAAGCAGCACACCCAGCCCATGGATCTGCCCAGTGCCGGGTGTTTTTTCAAAAATCCGGGTCCGGACCGGCCGGCCGGCAAACTGATCGAAGAAGCGGGGCTCAAGGGAAAAACCATCCAGGATGCCCAGGTATCTTTAATCCATGCCAACTATATTGTCAACCTCGGCCATGCCACCTGCAAAGATATTCTGGCACTGAAACAGCACATTCAACAACAGGTGCTGGACCGATACAATATCGTTCTTGAAACCGAAGTCATCACCACAGGAGATGGAATGAAAAATGAATGA
- the murC gene encoding UDP-N-acetylmuramate--L-alanine ligase, whose amino-acid sequence MYQTDYHIHFVGIGGIGMSGIAELLINLGYTVSGSDLKLSAITRRLTNKGATIFKGHSKEQVGNANVIVTSSAISLENPEVVRAKELGIPIIPRAEMLAELMRIKYAIAVSGAHGKTSTTAMVAQILNTAGLDPTVIIGGLLMDLDTNSLHGQGEFIVAEADESDGSFLKYAPAIAAVTNIDLEHLDFYKDIEDIKNQFVQFINSVPFYGVAILCLDNEHVQNILPRVTVRHTTFGMAAQADLRATEISFKEGKSRFTVTRQNQNLGTIVLNLAGQHNISNALAGIATGLELKIPFDTIKQALEQIKGVKRRLEIKGDKKQILVMDDYGHHPTEIIATLNAVRESFPGRRLVVIFQPHRYTRTQALFNEFSRAFYQSDVLILVPIYAASEPPIPQVDSRQLCQGIQTHGHKDVSFAPDFTQALSMVTRKLKPDDLVLTLGAGDIHTLGEQLLEIL is encoded by the coding sequence GTGTATCAGACTGATTATCATATCCATTTTGTGGGCATCGGCGGCATCGGCATGAGCGGTATTGCCGAACTGCTCATCAACCTGGGATATACCGTATCCGGATCCGATTTGAAACTGTCTGCCATCACCCGGCGGTTGACAAACAAAGGTGCGACCATATTCAAGGGACACAGCAAAGAACAGGTGGGCAATGCAAATGTCATTGTCACTTCTTCCGCCATATCTTTGGAAAATCCGGAAGTGGTCCGGGCAAAGGAACTGGGCATTCCCATCATTCCCAGAGCGGAAATGCTGGCGGAACTGATGCGCATCAAATATGCCATCGCCGTGTCCGGGGCCCACGGCAAAACCTCCACCACGGCCATGGTTGCCCAGATCCTCAACACAGCCGGACTGGACCCCACCGTGATCATCGGTGGCCTGCTCATGGACCTGGACACCAATTCCCTTCACGGGCAGGGGGAATTTATCGTGGCTGAAGCCGATGAGAGCGACGGCTCGTTTCTCAAATACGCCCCGGCCATTGCCGCAGTGACCAACATCGATCTGGAGCATCTGGATTTTTACAAAGACATTGAAGACATTAAAAACCAATTCGTTCAGTTCATCAATTCCGTGCCGTTTTACGGGGTGGCCATTCTGTGCCTGGATAATGAACATGTCCAGAACATTCTGCCCCGGGTCACAGTACGTCACACCACCTTCGGCATGGCAGCCCAGGCCGACCTTCGGGCAACGGAAATCAGCTTCAAAGAGGGCAAAAGCCGGTTCACGGTCACCCGGCAAAACCAAAATCTGGGTACTATTGTTCTCAATCTGGCCGGACAGCACAATATTTCAAACGCTTTGGCCGGGATTGCCACCGGACTGGAGCTGAAGATCCCTTTTGACACCATTAAACAGGCATTGGAGCAGATCAAGGGGGTTAAACGCCGGCTGGAGATCAAAGGAGATAAAAAGCAGATCCTGGTCATGGATGATTACGGGCATCATCCCACCGAAATTATCGCCACGTTGAATGCGGTGCGGGAAAGTTTTCCGGGTCGGCGTCTGGTGGTCATTTTTCAGCCCCACCGCTATACAAGGACCCAGGCACTGTTCAATGAATTTTCCCGGGCTTTTTATCAGTCGGATGTATTGATTCTGGTTCCCATATATGCGGCCAGTGAGCCCCCCATTCCCCAGGTGGATTCCCGGCAATTGTGCCAGGGCATCCAGACCCATGGTCATAAGGATGTGTCGTTTGCCCCGGATTTCACCCAGGCATTGTCCATGGTCACCCGCAAACTCAAACCCGATGACCTGGTGCTCACCCTGGGCGCAGGCGATATCCACACGTTAGGCGAACAATTGCTGGAGATTTTATAA
- the murG gene encoding undecaprenyldiphospho-muramoylpentapeptide beta-N-acetylglucosaminyltransferase, whose amino-acid sequence MTDHFHVIIAGGKTGGHLFPGIAVAQALQRRHPGVRIRFVGTSALFETTTLNAYGFDHTPIFSRPLKGRSLFQKLKGLAAILVSLVQSLWIIRRFKPDFVLGVGGYASFAVVLAAWILRIPTAIQEQNAFPGMTNRMLARFSSVIFTAFEDTRGFDQNPKTRVTGNPVREQGPIVQTRASWISDIDSKDFVLLVTGGSQGAASINRAVMDMAPRMAGIKNFFMICQTGKGHEAEVLEKLQSAGIRARVQDFFSDLPSLLAQADLAICRAGAGTLSELAVKGVPAILIPYPYAADDHQTHNARSMADHGAAIVMADRELSSDTLYQAVMDLKSDPNRLNRMANAMAQLAKPDAADQIAAHILQNKGVSPRVSD is encoded by the coding sequence ATGACGGATCATTTTCATGTTATCATTGCCGGCGGAAAAACAGGCGGACACCTGTTTCCCGGTATTGCCGTGGCCCAGGCCCTTCAGCGCCGGCATCCAGGGGTTCGGATTCGGTTTGTGGGCACCAGTGCTCTGTTTGAAACCACCACGTTGAATGCGTATGGGTTTGATCACACCCCGATCTTTTCCCGGCCCCTCAAAGGCCGGTCCCTGTTTCAGAAGCTCAAAGGACTTGCCGCCATCCTGGTGTCACTGGTCCAGTCACTGTGGATTATCCGGCGCTTCAAGCCGGATTTTGTTCTGGGCGTGGGAGGATATGCCTCTTTTGCCGTGGTGCTGGCTGCCTGGATTTTAAGAATCCCCACCGCCATTCAGGAGCAGAATGCCTTTCCCGGCATGACCAATCGTATGCTGGCCCGATTCAGTTCTGTGATTTTCACGGCTTTTGAAGACACCCGGGGATTTGATCAGAACCCTAAAACCCGGGTAACGGGAAATCCGGTGCGGGAACAGGGTCCCATTGTTCAAACCCGGGCATCCTGGATTTCTGATATCGATTCAAAAGACTTTGTTCTTCTGGTCACCGGCGGGAGTCAGGGAGCGGCCAGCATCAACCGGGCCGTGATGGACATGGCCCCCCGCATGGCTGGAATCAAAAATTTTTTTATGATCTGTCAAACCGGAAAAGGACACGAGGCTGAGGTCCTGGAAAAATTGCAGTCTGCCGGAATCCGGGCCCGGGTCCAGGACTTTTTTTCCGACTTGCCGTCTCTTCTGGCACAAGCGGATCTGGCGATCTGCCGGGCCGGGGCCGGCACCCTGTCCGAGCTGGCCGTCAAAGGGGTTCCCGCCATCCTGATCCCCTACCCGTATGCGGCGGATGATCATCAGACCCACAACGCCAGATCCATGGCCGACCACGGTGCCGCTATCGTCATGGCAGACAGGGAATTGTCTTCAGATACCCTTTACCAGGCGGTCATGGATCTGAAATCCGATCCAAACCGACTGAACCGGATGGCCAATGCCATGGCACAGCTGGCAAAACCGGATGCAGCGGATCAGATTGCAGCCCATATTTTACAAAACAAAGGAGTCTCACCCCGTGTATCAGACTGA
- the ftsW gene encoding putative lipid II flippase FtsW, protein MDNVRSVHPIFKERLLLFPALMLCGIGIVMVYSASSAISMQHHFTLFYYLQRQIIFFGISLGVLFVAASFPHRFYNHLAYVILITALICLTAVLIPGLGVEANGAHRWLDLGMFRFQPAEFAKLALILFLGYSLAKKQPMITDFSVGFMPHIMVFAVFATLIIFQPDFGTIVVLGLICWGMMFVAGVKIWHLLCPLPFIIPVVYFLVFKVEYRLTRILTFLDPWEDPYNAGYQITHSLKAFGSGGLFGQGIGMGMQKMHYLPEPHTDFIFSIIGEELGLIGVLAILTLYAIILVRGCSIARNADTVFGAITATGLTLYLAIQIIINIGVSLSVFPTKGLTLPFISYGGTSLIINMAVMGILMNIGATRSTSPEKEGQP, encoded by the coding sequence ATGGATAACGTCCGGTCCGTGCATCCGATTTTCAAGGAAAGACTGTTGCTTTTTCCGGCATTGATGTTGTGCGGTATCGGCATTGTCATGGTCTATTCCGCATCCTCGGCCATTTCCATGCAGCACCATTTCACACTTTTTTATTATCTCCAGCGCCAGATCATATTTTTCGGCATCAGCCTGGGCGTGTTGTTTGTGGCCGCCTCGTTTCCCCACCGGTTCTACAATCATCTGGCTTATGTGATTTTGATCACGGCCCTGATCTGCCTGACCGCGGTTCTCATCCCGGGGCTGGGGGTTGAAGCCAATGGGGCCCACCGGTGGCTGGATCTGGGCATGTTCCGATTCCAGCCTGCGGAATTTGCCAAGCTGGCCCTGATTTTGTTTCTGGGATACAGCCTGGCTAAAAAACAGCCCATGATCACGGATTTTTCCGTTGGATTCATGCCTCATATCATGGTCTTTGCCGTGTTTGCCACATTGATCATTTTTCAGCCGGATTTCGGTACCATCGTGGTTTTGGGTCTGATCTGCTGGGGGATGATGTTTGTGGCCGGGGTCAAAATATGGCATCTGTTATGCCCGCTGCCTTTTATCATTCCAGTGGTGTATTTTCTGGTTTTCAAGGTGGAATACCGGCTCACCCGGATTCTGACTTTTCTGGACCCCTGGGAAGATCCCTATAATGCCGGATACCAGATCACCCATTCATTGAAAGCCTTTGGATCCGGCGGACTTTTCGGTCAGGGCATCGGCATGGGCATGCAGAAAATGCATTATCTGCCCGAACCCCATACGGATTTTATTTTTTCCATTATCGGCGAGGAACTGGGCCTGATCGGGGTGTTGGCCATCTTGACCCTGTATGCCATCATCCTGGTCCGGGGCTGTTCCATTGCCAGAAATGCCGACACGGTGTTCGGCGCCATTACCGCCACCGGGCTCACCCTGTATCTGGCCATACAAATCATTATCAACATCGGCGTGTCATTGAGCGTGTTCCCCACCAAAGGGCTGACCCTGCCTTTTATCAGTTATGGCGGCACCTCACTGATCATCAACATGGCGGTAATGGGCATTTTAATGAACATCGGGGCCACCCGTTCCACATCGCCTGAAAAGGAAGGCCAGCCATGA